The following is a genomic window from Vibrio cyclitrophicus.
GAAGAAGGCAACTCTTATGTCGTGCCTTATCGTAACGATGCTACTTTGTCTTCTCGTAGCTCGAAGATAGTCAATATCTAAGTTTTTGAGCCGACAGATATTAAAAAGGAGTGATTGATTCACTCCTTTTTCCTTTCGCTTACAAATGATTAGACCCAATTGATCTCTTCACCTGCATGTTTCACGCATTCTTCTTTCACCATCTCAAACAATTCCATGCCTGTTTTTGAGCATGTCCATTTGTCATCAATTAACTTGAAGTGAAAGCCACCAGATTTAGAGGCTAACCAGATTTCACGCATTGGTTCTTGGCGGTTGATAATAATTTGGCTGCGGTTTTCAAACTCTAGTGTCATCACGTTACCAGTCACTTCGTAATCAACATCTGCCTCTGATTCATCGATAGCTTCTTCGATGTTTTGCATCTGTATATCGACCAGTTGATGAAATTCAGTATCGTTCATCCTTTCTATCCTATTGCTTTTCCTGAGTGTGGTGCGATTATAGGGGGCATTGAGTTAATAATCACGATATGCAAAATGAAAAAATTAATTACCGCTCTGTTTATGGTGTCCGTTATTGGACTTTCTGGTTGTGGTCAAACGGGTCCGTTGTACGATCCTGAAGATGTTCAACAGACCGAACAACCACAATAAGTGAAAACACGCAGAAATCGTTATTTATAAGGGATAAGAACTTTGGATTACTTCAACTATCAGGAAGATGGCCAGCTTTGGGCTGAGGACGTCGCACTTTCACAACTAGCAGAGCAATATGGTACGCCGCTGTATGTATATTCTCGTGCAACATTAGAACGCCACTGGAATGCGTTTGATTCATCGGTTGGTGAGCACCCACACTTAGTGTGTTATGCCGTTAAAGCTAACTCAAACCTCGGCGTATTGAATACTTTGGCTCGTTTGGGCTCTGGTTTTGATATTGTTTCTGGTGGTGAGTTAGAGCGTGTGGTTGCTGCAGGTGGCGATCCAGCTAAAGTTGTGTTCTCTGGTGTTGGTAAGACAGCCGCAGAAATGAAGCGTGCGCTTGAGTTAAACATTAAGTGTTTCAATGTAGAGTCTGAGCCAGAACTAGAGCGACTAAATAAAGTGGCAGGTGAACTTGGTGTTAAAGCGCCGATTTCTCTGCGTATCAACCCAGACGTTGATGCGAACACTCACCCTTACATTTCTACAGGTCTGCGTGACAACAAGTTTGGTATTGCGTTCGACCGTGCCCCTGCCGTCTATGCTTTTGCAAAAACACTCGATAACTTGTCTATCCATGGTATTGATTGTCACATCGGTTCTCAGTTAACCGATATCGAACCTTTTATCGATGCCACTGATCGCCTGCTCGCGCTGATTGATCAGCTGCGTTCTGATGGGATTAACATCAAACACCTTGATGTCGGCGGCGGCCTTGGTGTGGTTTATCGTGATGAATTACCACCACAGCCTTCAGATTACGCAAAAGCTTTATTGGCTCGCTTAGACAATCATTCTGATCTAGAGCTGATTTTCGAGCCTGGAAGAGCGATTGCTGCTAACGCTGGTGTATTATTGACGAAAGTCGAGTTCCTCAAGCCAACAGAGCATAAGAACTTTGCCATCATCGATGCGGCAATGAGCGACCTGATGCGCCCAGCACTTTATCAAGCTTGGCAAGATATTGTGCCAGTCAGCCCTCGTCAGGGTGAAGCCGTGACTTACGACTTGGTTGGTCCGATCTGTGAAACGGGTGACTTCTTAGGTAAAGATCGTGACCTTGTTCTCGAAGAAGGCGACCTACTAGCAGTTCGTTCAGCTGGTGCTTATGGCTTCGCGATGTCATCTAACTACAACACTCGTTCGCGTGCGGCTGAAGTGATGGTGGATGGCGATAAAACTCACTTGGTTCGTCAGCGTGAAGAGCTTACGAGTTTGTGGGAACTTGAAAACATTCTTCCGGAGTAATTTTAAGCGTTATGCACTTCCATTTTTCTAAAATGCATGGTTTGGGCAATGATTTCATGGTCGTGGACTGCATTACTCAAAATATTTTCTTTTCTCCAGATTTGATCCGTCGTTTGGCGGATCGTCACACTGGTGTGGGGTTTGATCAGCTACTTGTGGTTGAGGCTCCTTATGACCCAGAAACTGACTTCCATTACCGCATATTCAATGCGGATGGCAGTGAAGTGGAGCAGTGTGGCAATGGTGCTCGTTGTTTTGCACGATTCGTTCGCATGAAAGGCTTAACGAATAAGTACAGCATCAACGTAAGCACTAAGAAAGGTAAAATGGTTCTTAAGATTGAAGACAATGACCAGATCACCGTAAACATGGGTGTTCCTGAGTTCGAACCAGGCAAGATTCCATTCAAGGCGAAACAGTCAGAGAAGACATACATCTTAAGAACGGATGCCCACACTTTATTCTGTGGTGCCGTTAGCATGGGTAATCCACATGTGGTTACCGTTGTTGATGATGTTGATACCGCTGACGTAGACACCTTGGGCCCACTTCTTGAATCGCATGAGCGTTTCCCAGAGCGAGTGAATGCTGGCTTTATGCAAGTGATCAGCCGTGATGAAATTCGTTTGCGTGTTTACGAACGTGGTGCGGGTGAAACTCAAGCATGCGGTAGCGGTGCATGTGGCGCCGTTGCGGTTGGTATCACTCAAGGCTTATTGGCTGAGAATGTGAAAGTTCGTCTGCCTGGAGGTGATTTACAGATCAGCTGGCAAGGTCCGGGTAAGCCTTTGTTTATGACTGGCCCTGCAACGCATGTGTTTGATGGTCAACTTTCTTGCTAAGAACGATTCATCACTCATCGATTCATAAAACATAAAGGATAGGTTTTGTCTTACGTTGAAGCCGACGCACTCACCGCAGAAGTGGTCGCGGAATATTTACGTGATAACCCAGATTTTTTTCAAGACAGGAAAGATTTGGTTGATCGCCTTGCTATCAATAACGTTGAGCAGGGGGCTGTTTCTCTGGTTGAGGTTCAGCTAAAACGCCAACGCCACAGAATCGAAGAGCTCGAAGAAGAGATCACCGGTTTGATGTCGTTGGCTGCAAATAACGATAAGACCTTCTATGAATTTATGGATCTGCAAGCGCAGGTGCTGAAATGCAGTGACTTCATGCAGGTGATAAAAGCTGTTGAGCAAAAAGCGTTAGATCTAGGGCTTAAGGCTCATGTTCGAATCCTTTCGCAATCAGGTTTTTATCAGCTCAATGAAGAGCGTTACTCTAAGTTCTCACTTAACCATTTCAATGGTAAAGATGCTTACTTAGGGCGTTTGAGAAAAACCGACAGACACGATTTGTTTGGTGATTTTCCCGTTCCAGAGCTAGGCTCTTATGTAGTACTACCGCTCGCTAAGCTGTCTCCATTGGGTTTGCTCGCCTTTTCTAGTGAAGATGGCGGACATTTCCAACCCCATATGGACACGCTCTTTTTACGCCATTTAGCGCTGGTAGTAGCTCATTTGGCGGATACCTTACCTTG
Proteins encoded in this region:
- a CDS encoding DUF484 family protein yields the protein MSYVEADALTAEVVAEYLRDNPDFFQDRKDLVDRLAINNVEQGAVSLVEVQLKRQRHRIEELEEEITGLMSLAANNDKTFYEFMDLQAQVLKCSDFMQVIKAVEQKALDLGLKAHVRILSQSGFYQLNEERYSKFSLNHFNGKDAYLGRLRKTDRHDLFGDFPVPELGSYVVLPLAKLSPLGLLAFSSEDGGHFQPHMDTLFLRHLALVVAHLADTLPWQINNEPRAQNTSS
- the cyaY gene encoding iron donor protein CyaY; the encoded protein is MNDTEFHQLVDIQMQNIEEAIDESEADVDYEVTGNVMTLEFENRSQIIINRQEPMREIWLASKSGGFHFKLIDDKWTCSKTGMELFEMVKEECVKHAGEEINWV
- the lptM gene encoding LPS translocon maturation chaperone LptM; the protein is MKKLITALFMVSVIGLSGCGQTGPLYDPEDVQQTEQPQ
- the lysA gene encoding diaminopimelate decarboxylase, with the translated sequence MDYFNYQEDGQLWAEDVALSQLAEQYGTPLYVYSRATLERHWNAFDSSVGEHPHLVCYAVKANSNLGVLNTLARLGSGFDIVSGGELERVVAAGGDPAKVVFSGVGKTAAEMKRALELNIKCFNVESEPELERLNKVAGELGVKAPISLRINPDVDANTHPYISTGLRDNKFGIAFDRAPAVYAFAKTLDNLSIHGIDCHIGSQLTDIEPFIDATDRLLALIDQLRSDGINIKHLDVGGGLGVVYRDELPPQPSDYAKALLARLDNHSDLELIFEPGRAIAANAGVLLTKVEFLKPTEHKNFAIIDAAMSDLMRPALYQAWQDIVPVSPRQGEAVTYDLVGPICETGDFLGKDRDLVLEEGDLLAVRSAGAYGFAMSSNYNTRSRAAEVMVDGDKTHLVRQREELTSLWELENILPE
- the dapF gene encoding diaminopimelate epimerase; translated protein: MHFHFSKMHGLGNDFMVVDCITQNIFFSPDLIRRLADRHTGVGFDQLLVVEAPYDPETDFHYRIFNADGSEVEQCGNGARCFARFVRMKGLTNKYSINVSTKKGKMVLKIEDNDQITVNMGVPEFEPGKIPFKAKQSEKTYILRTDAHTLFCGAVSMGNPHVVTVVDDVDTADVDTLGPLLESHERFPERVNAGFMQVISRDEIRLRVYERGAGETQACGSGACGAVAVGITQGLLAENVKVRLPGGDLQISWQGPGKPLFMTGPATHVFDGQLSC